In Primulina eburnea isolate SZY01 chromosome 5, ASM2296580v1, whole genome shotgun sequence, a single window of DNA contains:
- the LOC140832213 gene encoding protein EMSY-LIKE 3-like isoform X1 yields the protein MEYEAIDSSGTDDDCPQLQYNRVPVGGRVTENGRAFVGLSSYQRMQGDMESQIHNLEKIAYGAVLRAFKAQSNALSWEKEGLITELRRELRVSDDEHRETLAEVNADELIQRIREWKEAVGNRSAGVNAPQHVNNQLPSPTISQSRKKQKTFQQGNQFGTSSQSFHPQSVTSNVTPLPSAVKRGPPLGPGGRRINAGQPVFPSAKPMQHEFVDQYSTGVPVDDPAESIRGPLIGRRVMIKWPADNNFYEALITDYNPADGRHSLVYDSNTPNATLEWVDIKEVPPEDIRWVGDNPLISRPGESGVQAGGGSDAGRGRISSLNDIPNEIRTLRNGVVKEDLGEIEILHTDTLINKVKKVLDASHPDELEMEKAKKMLKEHEQTLIEVIAKLSVACDSDGEHP from the exons ATGGAATATGAAGCTATAGACAGTAGTG GTACTGATGATGATTGTCCCCAGCTGCAGTATAATAGAGTTCCCGTTGGTGGTCGTGTTACAGAAAATGGAAGAGCATTTGTAGGTTTATCATCATATCAAAGGATGCAAGGTGATATGGAGTCTCAAATCCACAATCTGGAGAAAATAGCATACGGTGCAGTTCTACGAGCTTTTAAAGCTCAGTCTAATGCCCTATCTTGG GAGAAAGAAGGTCTGATAACAGAACTAAGGAGAGAACTGAGGGTTTCAGATGATGAGCACAGAGAAACCCTTGCTGAGGTCAATGCGGATGAGCTCATTCAGAGAATCAGAGAGTGGAAAGAGGCAGTTGGGAACCGCAGCGCTGGGGTCAATGCTCCACAGCATGTCAACAACCAACTACCCAGTCCAACAATTTCACAATCTCGGAAAAAGCAGAAGACGTTCCAGCAAGGAAATCAATTTGGCACATCATCTCAATCTTTTCACCCTCAGTCGGTAACCTCGAACGTGACACCTTTACCTTCAGCTGTAAAACGGGGACCTCCGTTAGGACCGGGTGGCCGGAGGATTAATGCT GGGCAGCCTGTTTTTCCATCTGCGAAACCCATGCAACATGAGTTTGTTGATCAATATTCCACTGGTGTTCCTGTGGATGACCCGGCTGAAAGCATACGTGGCCCATTAATTGGTAGGAGGGTGATGATAAAATGGCCGGCGGACAATAATTTTTATGAGGCGCTCATTACTGATTACAATCCTGCAGAT GGCCGTCATTCTTTGGTTTATGATAGCAACACACCTAATGCAACCTTGGAATGGGTTGATATTAAGGAG GTTCCCCCTGAGGACATTCGATGGGTGGGTGATAATCCTTTAATATCTCGACCAGGTGAGAGTGGGGTACAAGCTGGTGGTGGATCTGATGCAGGAAGAGGGAGGATATCCTCATTGAACGATATTCCAAATGAAATTCGAACATTACGGAATGGGGTTGTCAAGGAAGATTTGGGAGAAATTGAGATACTTCACACAGACACATTAATAAATAAG GTGAAGAAGGTGCTTGATGCAAGTCACCCTGATGAGCTAGAGATGGAGAAAGCTAAGAAAATGCTCAAG GAACATGAACAAACGTTGATCGAAGTGATAGCAAAACTCTCAGTTGCATGTGATAGTG ATGGCGAGCATCCTTAA
- the LOC140832213 gene encoding protein EMSY-LIKE 3-like isoform X2 produces the protein MEYEAIDSSGTDDDCPQLQYNRVPVGGRVTENGRAFVGLSSYQRMQGDMESQIHNLEKIAYGAVLRAFKAQSNALSWEKEGLITELRRELRVSDDEHRETLAEVNADELIQRIREWKEAVGNRSAGVNAPQHVNNQLPSPTISQSRKKQKTFQQGNQFGTSSQSFHPQSVTSNVTPLPSAVKRGPPLGPGGRRINAGQPVFPSAKPMQHEFVDQYSTGVPVDDPAESIRGPLIGRRVMIKWPADNNFYEALITDYNPADGRHSLVYDSNTPNATLEWVDIKEVPPEDIRWVGDNPLISRPGESGVQAGGGSDAGRGRISSLNDIPNEIRTLRNGVVKEDLGEIEILHTDTLINKVKKVLDASHPDELEMEKAKKMLKEHEQTLIEVIAKLSVACDSVNVCR, from the exons ATGGAATATGAAGCTATAGACAGTAGTG GTACTGATGATGATTGTCCCCAGCTGCAGTATAATAGAGTTCCCGTTGGTGGTCGTGTTACAGAAAATGGAAGAGCATTTGTAGGTTTATCATCATATCAAAGGATGCAAGGTGATATGGAGTCTCAAATCCACAATCTGGAGAAAATAGCATACGGTGCAGTTCTACGAGCTTTTAAAGCTCAGTCTAATGCCCTATCTTGG GAGAAAGAAGGTCTGATAACAGAACTAAGGAGAGAACTGAGGGTTTCAGATGATGAGCACAGAGAAACCCTTGCTGAGGTCAATGCGGATGAGCTCATTCAGAGAATCAGAGAGTGGAAAGAGGCAGTTGGGAACCGCAGCGCTGGGGTCAATGCTCCACAGCATGTCAACAACCAACTACCCAGTCCAACAATTTCACAATCTCGGAAAAAGCAGAAGACGTTCCAGCAAGGAAATCAATTTGGCACATCATCTCAATCTTTTCACCCTCAGTCGGTAACCTCGAACGTGACACCTTTACCTTCAGCTGTAAAACGGGGACCTCCGTTAGGACCGGGTGGCCGGAGGATTAATGCT GGGCAGCCTGTTTTTCCATCTGCGAAACCCATGCAACATGAGTTTGTTGATCAATATTCCACTGGTGTTCCTGTGGATGACCCGGCTGAAAGCATACGTGGCCCATTAATTGGTAGGAGGGTGATGATAAAATGGCCGGCGGACAATAATTTTTATGAGGCGCTCATTACTGATTACAATCCTGCAGAT GGCCGTCATTCTTTGGTTTATGATAGCAACACACCTAATGCAACCTTGGAATGGGTTGATATTAAGGAG GTTCCCCCTGAGGACATTCGATGGGTGGGTGATAATCCTTTAATATCTCGACCAGGTGAGAGTGGGGTACAAGCTGGTGGTGGATCTGATGCAGGAAGAGGGAGGATATCCTCATTGAACGATATTCCAAATGAAATTCGAACATTACGGAATGGGGTTGTCAAGGAAGATTTGGGAGAAATTGAGATACTTCACACAGACACATTAATAAATAAG GTGAAGAAGGTGCTTGATGCAAGTCACCCTGATGAGCTAGAGATGGAGAAAGCTAAGAAAATGCTCAAG GAACATGAACAAACGTTGATCGAAGTGATAGCAAAACTCTCAGTTGCATGTGATAGTG TGAATGTCTGCCGCTAG
- the LOC140832213 gene encoding protein EMSY-LIKE 3-like isoform X3 has translation MEYEAIDSSGTDDDCPQLQYNRVPVGGRVTENGRAFVGLSSYQRMQGDMESQIHNLEKIAYGAVLRAFKAQSNALSWEKEGLITELRRELRVSDDEHRETLAEVNADELIQRIREWKEAVGNRSAGVNAPQHVNNQLPSPTISQSRKKQKTFQQGNQFGTSSQSFHPQSVTSNVTPLPSAVKRGPPLGPGGRRINAPVFPSAKPMQHEFVDQYSTGVPVDDPAESIRGPLIGRRVMIKWPADNNFYEALITDYNPADGRHSLVYDSNTPNATLEWVDIKEVPPEDIRWVGDNPLISRPGESGVQAGGGSDAGRGRISSLNDIPNEIRTLRNGVVKEDLGEIEILHTDTLINKVKKVLDASHPDELEMEKAKKMLKEHEQTLIEVIAKLSVACDSDGEHP, from the exons ATGGAATATGAAGCTATAGACAGTAGTG GTACTGATGATGATTGTCCCCAGCTGCAGTATAATAGAGTTCCCGTTGGTGGTCGTGTTACAGAAAATGGAAGAGCATTTGTAGGTTTATCATCATATCAAAGGATGCAAGGTGATATGGAGTCTCAAATCCACAATCTGGAGAAAATAGCATACGGTGCAGTTCTACGAGCTTTTAAAGCTCAGTCTAATGCCCTATCTTGG GAGAAAGAAGGTCTGATAACAGAACTAAGGAGAGAACTGAGGGTTTCAGATGATGAGCACAGAGAAACCCTTGCTGAGGTCAATGCGGATGAGCTCATTCAGAGAATCAGAGAGTGGAAAGAGGCAGTTGGGAACCGCAGCGCTGGGGTCAATGCTCCACAGCATGTCAACAACCAACTACCCAGTCCAACAATTTCACAATCTCGGAAAAAGCAGAAGACGTTCCAGCAAGGAAATCAATTTGGCACATCATCTCAATCTTTTCACCCTCAGTCGGTAACCTCGAACGTGACACCTTTACCTTCAGCTGTAAAACGGGGACCTCCGTTAGGACCGGGTGGCCGGAGGATTAATGCT CCTGTTTTTCCATCTGCGAAACCCATGCAACATGAGTTTGTTGATCAATATTCCACTGGTGTTCCTGTGGATGACCCGGCTGAAAGCATACGTGGCCCATTAATTGGTAGGAGGGTGATGATAAAATGGCCGGCGGACAATAATTTTTATGAGGCGCTCATTACTGATTACAATCCTGCAGAT GGCCGTCATTCTTTGGTTTATGATAGCAACACACCTAATGCAACCTTGGAATGGGTTGATATTAAGGAG GTTCCCCCTGAGGACATTCGATGGGTGGGTGATAATCCTTTAATATCTCGACCAGGTGAGAGTGGGGTACAAGCTGGTGGTGGATCTGATGCAGGAAGAGGGAGGATATCCTCATTGAACGATATTCCAAATGAAATTCGAACATTACGGAATGGGGTTGTCAAGGAAGATTTGGGAGAAATTGAGATACTTCACACAGACACATTAATAAATAAG GTGAAGAAGGTGCTTGATGCAAGTCACCCTGATGAGCTAGAGATGGAGAAAGCTAAGAAAATGCTCAAG GAACATGAACAAACGTTGATCGAAGTGATAGCAAAACTCTCAGTTGCATGTGATAGTG ATGGCGAGCATCCTTAA
- the LOC140832215 gene encoding squamosa promoter-binding-like protein 9, producing the protein MGCRRQEWKRADSVSSSSSVSGGSNSLNGLNFGKKVYFEDAAVSALQPKTGGGSAQTPPSPAKKGRPGAVHGGAPPRCQVEGCNVDLSDVKAYYSRHKVCGVHSKSLNVIVAGLEQRFCQQCSRFHQLPEFDQEKRSCRRRLAGHNERRRKPQPGSLFSPRYGSLSSSMSGNHRKRGSFTVDFTSYPSLTGRESWPITPASERAFGNQPPWQSNPPNYLPDLLQGSTTSPNHTANIGVSSEVCFHGASNSCSALSLLSNQPWNSSARPLNLGINNFLGTNICTPTVHPPIDQYACPLWSFKGSQASDTLHEMPPDLGLGQIYQSSNNQYTGELGLAQQGGERFHELEHSRGYDSPGHHVNWSI; encoded by the exons ATGGGCTGTAGACGACAGGAATGGAAAAGGGCTGATTCAGTTTCTTCGTCTTCCTCGGTCTCTGGGGGGTCGAATTCTTTAAATGGCTTGAACTTTGGCAAGAAAGTCTACTTTGAAGATGCGGCTGTTTCAGCTTTGCAGCCCAAAACTGGTGGTGGATCGGCGCAGACTCCGCCGTCACCGGCGAAAAAGGGGCGGCCTGGGGCGGTGCATGGCGGTGCGCCACCGAGGTGCCAGGTCGAGGGGTGTAATGTAGATCTGAGTGATGTTAAGGCTTACTATTCAAGGCACAAGGTTTGTGGTGTGCATTCCAAGTCTTTGAATGTCATTGTTGCTGGCCTTGAGCAAAGATTTTGCCAGCAGTGCAGCAG GTTTCATCAGTTGCCTGAATTCGACCAAGAAAAAAGAAGCTGCCGCAGACGGCTCGCTGGCCACAATGAGCGTCGCCGGAAGCCACAGCCGGGATCTTTATTCTCCCCTCGCTATGGAAGTCTTTCTTCATCTATGTCAG GGAATCATAGAAAGCGTGGAAGTTTTACTGTTGACTTCACCTCATACCCGAGTCTTACCGGACGAGAATCCTGGCCAATCACTCCAGCATCTGAAAGAGCATTTGGAAATCAACCTCCATGGCAGAGCAACCCACCAAACTATCTACCAGATCTGCTGCAGGGTTCCACAACTAGCCCTAACCATACCGCCAACATTGGAGTATCTTCTGAAGTATGTTTCCATGGAGCCTCGAACTCTTGCAGTGCTCTCTCTCTTCTGTCAAATCAGCCCTGGAACTCTAGCGCCAGACCCCTGAATCTTGGGATTAACAACTTCCTTGGTACCAATATCTGCACACCAACAGTTCATCCGCCGATCGACCAATATGCATGCCCATTGTGGAGTTTCAAGGGTAGTCAGGCTAGCGACACTCTGCACGAGATGCCTCCGGATCTGGGATTAGGACAAATTTATCAATCTTCTAATAATCAGTATACAGGAGAGCTGGGACTGGCTCAACAAGGTGGAGAACGGTTCCATGAACTGGAACACTCGAGGGGCTATGATTCACCTGGTCATCATGTGAACTggtcgatttga
- the LOC140832214 gene encoding protein STRUBBELIG-RECEPTOR FAMILY 2-like encodes MAKQWWCLIAIVSLTSLVLQAFAITDEADVQALRDLYRSLNSPVQLQRWKLEGGDPCGELWTGVSCFMSSVINLDLKGLGLNGNLGFQLLNLRNLKQLDLSSNNIESEIPYDLPLNLTHLNLAGNKFGQSIPYSLDLMKNLRHLNLSHNALSGPLGNVFGGLKNLKGMDLSFNNFTGDLPTSFKSLSNLTGLFLQENHFTGSVIFLANLPLYDLNIEDNHFSGIIPEKFQSIHNLWIGGNKFDKETNYPPWNFPDVIPTEQNISSPPVTNLTAFDTHPTHIASGHSKKRPGPSGIAMLVCGCTLVAVFAALFVVIHNRRSHEKAVGEMGSCEGSARNRAISTVQGTDLWSMAAEDSPHISGFSSSPLITPSRLPPIRTKTMKVPKKKGLSGRKMPITAKVYSLGELQVATNSFSRENLIGEGSLGSVYRAEFPDGTILAVKIINMVSLSIVEEEQFLDVIRNASRLKHPNIVTLLGYCMEHGQHLLVYKYIRNLSLEDALHCITYKPLSWVLRFQISLGIAQALNYMHSSCVPSVAHSNLKAANILLDETLTPHVCDCGLAILRSLTSNSVKLKASEMAISNSGYIAPEHAQSGIDDTKADVYAFGVLLLELLTGRRPFDNSRSRSEQLLVKWASSRLHDNASLGEMIDPSIKRTMSSKFLSRFADIVSVCIQAEQEFRPPMSEIVESLMCLVQKQAGGIDGTIEADSLEKSFRSTNTRFFGSPTISYFSV; translated from the exons ATGGCTAAACAGTGGTGGTGTCTGATTGCGATAGTATCCTTGACGAGTCTCGTGTTACAAGCCTTCGCAATCACGGATGAAGCTGACG TTCAAGCTCTTCGAGATCTATACAGGTCCCTCAACAGTCCAGTGCAGCTTCAAAGGTGGAAATTAGAGGGCGGAGACCCTTGTGGCGAATTATGGACTGGAGTTTCATGTTTTATGTCGTCCGTAATCAACCT TGATCTTAAAGGACTGGGCCTCAATGGGAATCTCGGGTTTCAGCTCTTGAATCTGAGAAATCTGAAGCAGCT GGACCTCAGCTCAAATAACATTGAGAGCGAAATACCTTATGATTTACCTCTTAATCTCACACACCT AAACTTGGCAGGAAATAAATTTGGTCAAAGCATTCCATACTCCTTGGATCTAATGAAAAATCTTAGGCATCT AAATTTGAGCCATAACGCGCTATCTGGACCTTTGGGAAATGTATTTGGTGGCCTAAAGAATCTCAAAGGAAT GGATTTGTCGTTCAACAACTTCACTGGAGATCTCCCTACCTCGTTCAAATCTTTGTCTAACCTGACAGGATT GTTCTTGCAGGAAAATCACTTTACCGGATCAGTAATATTTTTGGCCAATCTCCCACTTTATGATTT GAATATTGAAGACAACCATTTTAGTGGTATTATTCCAGAAAAGTTTCAATCTATACACAACTTATG GATAGGGGGTAACAAGTTTGACAAAGAAACAAACTATCCACCCTGGAATTTTCCAGATGTTATTCCCACAGAACAGAATATCAGCAGTCCACCAGTAACAAATTTAACCGCTTTTGATACCCATCCTACTCATATAGCATCAGGCCACAGCAAGAAAAGACCAGGCCCATCTGGAATAGCTATGTTGGTTTGTGGATGCACACTCGTTGCAGTATTTGCAGCACTTTTTGTTGTAATTCACAATCGTCGGTCACATGAGAAAGCAGTTGGAGAGATGGGGAGCTGTGAAGGTTCCGCGAGAAATAGAGCTATTAGCACCGTCCAAG GCACGGATTTGTGGTCTATGGCAGCAGAGGACAGCCCACATATATCAGGATTCAGCTCCTCCCCTTTGATTACTCCCTCTCGTCTGCCTCCTATTCGAACTAAAACGATGAAAGTGCCAAAGAAAAAAGGTTTATCTGGTAGAAAGATGCCTATTACTGCAAAAGTTTACAGTCTAGGAGAGCTCCAAGTAGCGACCAACAGCTTCAGTCGAGAAAACCTTATTGGAGAGGGATCTCTTGGATCTGTTTACCGAGCCGAGTTTCCAGATGGCACG ATTTTGGCTGTTAAAATCATCAACATGGTGTCTCTATCCATCGTCGAAGAAGAACAGTTCTTGGATGTGATTCGAAATGCATCGAGATTGAAGCACCCTAACATCGTGACACTTCTTGGATACTGTATGGAGCATGGCCAACATCTCCTTGTGTACAAATATATTAGGAATTTGTCCCTTGAAGATGCTTTACACTGCATCACATACAAACCATTATCTTGGGTTCTACGTTTTCAAATCTCTCTTGGCATTGCTCAGGCATTGAA TTACATGCATTCATCCTGTGTGCCATCCGTTGCCCATAGCAACTTAAAGGCTGCAAATATCTTACTTGATGAAACACTTACGCCCCATGTTTGTGATTGTGGGCTGGCTATCCTGAGATCCTTGACTAGCAACAGCGTAAAGCTCAAG GCTTCAGAAATGGCTATTTCCAATAGTGGCTATATCGCACCAGAACATGCTCAAAGTGGAATTGACGATACAAAGGCTGACGTGTATGCCTTTGGAGTGTTGCTTTTAGAGCTTTTAACAGGAAGGAGGCCTTTTGACAA TTCAAGATCAAGATCAGAACAATTATTGGTGAAATGGGCTTCGTCCAGGCTTCACGATAACGCATCTTTAGGAGAGATGATCGATCCCTCCATTAAGCGAACCATGTCATCGAAATTTCTTTCGCGTTTTGCTGACATTGTCTCCGTCTGCATTCAG GCTGAGCAGGAATTTAGGCCTCCGATGTCCGAAATCGTGGAGTCTCTGATGTGTCTTGTGCAAAAGCAAGCTGGTGGCATAGATGGTACCATTGAAGCAGATTCTTTGGAGAAATCGTTCCGCTCAACCAACACCAGATTCTTTGGATCGCCAACTATTAGCTACTTTTCTGTCTAG